The Paenibacillus antri genomic interval GGCAAATCGCCGACGATCGCCTCCCATGGACCGGCGCTGACGGAATGCAATGGTTCGACGCGGAACACGCGATCCAAGCCGTCGTTCCGGTACAAAATCGCGACGACGGCGATGAACGCCGTAATGACGAGCGCGAAGGAAGTTATGGTAACAACGCGGGCGAGCGAAAGGCGAAGGCGCATCTTTACATGAACCTTTTTAAAATATCGATCGCTTGCTCGCGGTCCTTCGTCCCGATCTTATTGTAGATTCCGCTGATATAATTGCGGACCGTCCCGTCGCTCATGAACAGCTGCGTGGCGATTTGCCGGTTCGACTTGCCGAGGATGAGCATCTCGGCGATGTCCCGCTCCCGCGGCGACAGCACGATGCCCTCGTTCTTCAGCCGGGCCGCGCTCAACCGCGCGCTGCCGCTCTTGCGATCGGTCCGCAGCAAGGAAACGAGGCGGGAGGCGACGAAGGACGGCATGATCAATTGGCCTTCCGCCGCTTCTCGAATCGACCGTATGAGCTGTTCGCCCTGGAGATCCTTCAGCAGAAAGCCGTCCGCGCCGGCCGAGAAGCTTTCGACGATGAAGTCGTCCTCGGCGAACGTCGTCAGCACGATGATCTTCACTTCCGGGCGGACTTCCTTGATGCGCCGCGTCGACTCGAGTCCGTCCATGCCCGGCATCTTGATGTCCATCAGGACGACGTCGGGCCGCAGCTTCTCCACGAGGGCGAGCCCCTGCTCCCCGTCGCCGGCCACGCCGACGACCTCCATATCCTCCTGCACGTTTATCATCGTCTGCAGACCGTCCCGCAGCAACGTCTGATCGTCGACCAATACAATAGAAATCATGGCGGCAGCATCCTCTTTTTCTAGTTAGCTAGCAATCTTTGGTCTTATTGTAAATGATCTTCCCGACCGTGTCGTCACCCGCCTGCATAAAAGTTACAAGTCATATGACAATCCCCTCAAGAAGTCCCGGTTGTCAAAAACCGTCATCCCTCCAAGGGAGTAATCCGGGCTCCCGATGCAAACAACTATAACGCAACGTTACACACATTCATTATCCGAAGGAGAGAGCCAATCGTTATGAAGAAAATCAGCACGCTAGCATTGACGGCCGTTCTTGCATGCAGCATGGCCGTGCCCGCGTTCGCCGAGGGCGGCAACTCCGCGGCGTCGTCGATCGGTCATGGGACGCAGAACGGCGTGAACGCGACGGGCGCGAACGGTACGGCGCTCACGAACGGCGCGAACGGCGGCGTCGGCTCCCGCAGCACGACCACGGGCGGCGGGATGACGACGAACCGCGCGACGACGACCGATACGAACGGCGTGAACGGGGCGAACCGTTACGGGTACGGCACGAACGCGCGCGGCGCGAATACGGGCTACGGCATGAACGGCGTCCGCATGAACAATCAGACGCGGGCGAATGCGGCCGCCGATAACGACGGCGTCGATTGGGGCTGGCTCGGCCTCGCCGGCTTGCTCGGTCTAGCGGGTCTCCGCGGTCGCGAAAGAGCGAAGTAATGTAAGGAAACGACGCGAACAGGCTGCCGAACTCCGTCTCCGGAGCGGC includes:
- a CDS encoding response regulator; the encoded protein is MISIVLVDDQTLLRDGLQTMINVQEDMEVVGVAGDGEQGLALVEKLRPDVVLMDIKMPGMDGLESTRRIKEVRPEVKIIVLTTFAEDDFIVESFSAGADGFLLKDLQGEQLIRSIREAAEGQLIMPSFVASRLVSLLRTDRKSGSARLSAARLKNEGIVLSPRERDIAEMLILGKSNRQIATQLFMSDGTVRNYISGIYNKIGTKDREQAIDILKRFM
- a CDS encoding WGxxGxxG family protein, whose amino-acid sequence is MKKISTLALTAVLACSMAVPAFAEGGNSAASSIGHGTQNGVNATGANGTALTNGANGGVGSRSTTTGGGMTTNRATTTDTNGVNGANRYGYGTNARGANTGYGMNGVRMNNQTRANAAADNDGVDWGWLGLAGLLGLAGLRGRERAK